A genomic region of Cannabis sativa cultivar Pink pepper isolate KNU-18-1 chromosome 1, ASM2916894v1, whole genome shotgun sequence contains the following coding sequences:
- the LOC115705320 gene encoding coatomer subunit beta'-1 gives MENQQALKIEMEFAQNSERVKSVDVHPTHPWILTSLYSGTVTIWNHQSQKLEKSFEVTNSPVRSAKFIASKNWIVTGSDDGFIRVYNYETMEKIIEVEAHKDFIRCVVVHPNLPYLVSSSDDKSIKLWDWEKGWICTQIFEGHSHYVMQVAFNPNDSNIFTSASLDGTIMTWNIGSPTPKFTLNGHLKGVNCIVYFNSGDKTYLLSGSDDFTAKIWDCETQTCVQTLEGHLHNVSALCVLPELSIVITASEDGTARLWHTFTYKLENTFNYDLGRVWAVGSIKGNQVIFGFDKGFCIVKIMNGGDSVSSGQA, from the exons ATG GAAAATCAACAAGCATTGAAAATTGAG atggaatttgctcaAAACTCTGAGAGAGTCAAATCAGTAGATGTGCATCCAACTCATCCATG GATTCTCACAAGTTTATATAGTGGAACTGTTACTATATGGAACCACCAATCCCAA aaattagaaaaatcttTCGAAGTCACAAACTCACCAG tgAGATCAGCAAAGTTCATAGCTAGCAAAAATTGGATTGTGACTGGCTCTGATGACGGATTCATTCGTGTTtataattatgaaacaatggagAAAATCATAGAAGTTGAAGCACACAAAGACTTCATTAGATGTGTTGTTGTCCATCCAAATCTCCCATACTTGGTATCATCATCTGATGACAAATCTATAAAGCTTTGGGATTGGGAAAAGGGTTGGATATGCACTCAAATCTTTGAGGGACATTCTCATTATGTGATGCAAGTGGCTTTCAATCCAAATGACTCTAATATTTTCACCTCTGCCTCACTTGATGGAACCATTATG ACATGGAATATTGGCTCACCTACTCCAAAATTTACCTTGAATGGCCATTTGAAAGGAGTGAATTGCATAGTGTACTTTAATTCTGGTGATAAAACTTATTTGCTAAGTGGCTCTGATGACTTTACTGCTAAG ATTTGGGATTGTGAAACACAAACATGTGTTCAAACTCTGGAAGGTCATTTGCATAATGTCTCAGCACTTTGTGTTCTTCCTGAGCTTTCTATAGTAATCACTGCCTCTGAGGATGGAACTGCTCGTCTATGGCATACTTTCACTTATAA GCTTGAAAATACTTTTAATTATGATCTTGGAAGAGTTTGGGCCGTTGGATCCATCAAAGGAAATCA GGTTATCTTTGGTTTTGACAAAGGATTTTGCATTGTCAAGATAATGAACGGTGGAGATTCTGTGTCAAGTGGTCAAGCCTAG
- the LOC115705248 gene encoding coatomer subunit beta'-2 isoform X2, whose translation MPLRLEIKRKLAQRSERVKSVDLHPTEPWILASLYSGTVCIWNYQSQTMAKSFEVTELPVRSAKFIARRQWVVAGADDMYIRVYNYNTMDKVKVFEAHTDYIRCVAVHPTLPYVLSSSDDMLIKLWDWEKGWICTQIFEGHSHYVMQVTFNPKDTNTFASASLDRTIKIWNLGSPDPNFTLDAHQKGVNCVDYFTGGDKPYLITGSDDHTAKVWDYQTKSCVQTLEGHTHNVSAVCFHPDLPIIITGSEDGTVRIWHSTTYRLENTLNYGLERVWAIGYMKGSRRVVIGYDEGTIMVKLGREVPVASMDNSGKIIWAKHNEIQTVNIRSVGADFEVTDGERLPLAVKELGTCDLYPQSLKHNPNGRFVVVCGDGEYIIYTALAWRNRSFGSALEFVWSTDGEYAVRESTSKIKLFSKTFQEKKSIRPTFSAERIFGGNLLAMCSNDFICFYDWTECRLIRRIDVNVKNLYWADSGDLVAIASDTSFYILKYNRDVVSSYLDSGRPIDDQGVEDAFELLHEMNERVRTGLWVGDCFIYNNSSWRLNYCVGGEVTTMFHLDRPMYLLGYLASQSRVYLIDKEFNVMGYTLLLSLIEYKTLVMRGDFERANQLLPSIPKEHHNSVAHFLESRGMVEEALEVATDPDYRFDLAIQLSRLDIAKEIASEVQSESKWKQLGELAMSTGRLEMAEDCLKHAVDLSGLLLLYSSLGDAEGISELAVLAKEQGKNNVAFLCLFMLGRLEECLELLVESKRIPEAALMARSYLPSKVSEIVAIWRKDLNKVNPKAAESLADPEEYPNLFEDWQVALSVESKAAQTRGVYPGAEEYLHHADKSHMTLVEAFRNLQVEEEELLENGDASYEVTEQNGEQIVEEQNDEHTVEEQNGEDGSQEEAVVVDADSTDGAVLVNGNEADEEWVLTPNH comes from the exons ATG CCTCTCAGACTCGAAATTAAG AGGAAACTTGCTCAAAGATCAGAAAGAGTAAAGTCTGTGGATCTGCACCCGACAGAACCATG GATTTTGGCGAGTTTGTATTCAGGAACTGTGTGTATCTGGAATTACCAATCACAG ACCATGGCTAAATCTTTTGAGGTCACTGAGTTACCTG TTAGATCAGCCAAATTTATAGCACGGAGGCAATGGGTTGTTGCTGGAGCTGATGACATGTATATTCGTGTTTACAATTACAATACAATGGATAAGGTTAAAGTATTTGAGGCACATACAGACTACATTAGGTGTGTGGCAGTTCATCCTACACTTCCATATGTGCTGTCGTCGTCTGATGATATGCTCATTAAGCTCTGGGATTGGGAAAAGGGTTGGATTTGTACTCAGATTTTTGAAGGACATTCTCATTATGTAATGCAAGTTACTTTTAACCCAAAGGACACCAACACCTTTGCAAGTGCTTCACTCGATCGCACCATTAAG ATTTGGAATCTGGGCTCGCCAGACCCAAATTTTACTTTGGACGCTCATCAAAAAGGAGTGAATTGTGTTGATTACTTTACAGGGGGTGATAAGCCTTATCTAATCACTGGTTCTGATGATCACACTGCCAAG GTTTGGGATTATCAAACAAAAAGTTGTGTTCAGACCCTAGAAGGCCACACCCACAATGTTTCTGCTGTATGTTTCCATCCTGATCTTCCAATTATTATAACAGGCTCTGAGGATGGAACAGTTCGTATTTGGCACTCAACCACCTATAG GCTTGAGAACACATTAAACTATGGCCTCGAGAGAGTTTGGGCCATTGGATACATGAAAGGCTCACGTCG GGTTGTGATTGGTTATGATGAAGGGACTATTATGGTCAAACTTGGCCGTGAAGTGCCTGTTGCTAGTATGGACAACAGTGGAAAAATTATTTGGGCTAAGCATAATGAAATTCAGACTGTGAACATTAGGAGTGTGGGAGCAGATTTTGAG GTTACTGATGGAGAGAGATTACCTTTGGCTGTTAAGGAGTTGGGTACCTGCGATCTTTACCCACAG AGTCTAAAACACAATCCAAATGGGAGGTTTGTTGTTGTATGCGGAGATGGTGAGTACATTATTTATACTGCCTTGGCATGGAGAAATCGATCTTTTGGTTCAGCTTTGGAGTTCGTTTGGTCCACTGATGGAGAATATGCTGTCCGAGAGAGTACCTCAAAGATTAAGCTTTTCAGTAAAACCTTCCAG GAAAAGAAGAGTATTCGGCCAACCTTTTCTGCTGAGCGCATTTTTGGTGGAAATTTATTGGCAATGTGCTCAAatgattttatttgtttttatgatTGGACTGAATGCAGGTTGATTCGGCGAATTGATGTCAATGTGAAA AACCTCTATTGGGCTGATAGTGGTGATTTGGTAGCCATTGCAAGTGATACGTCGTTCTACATCCTGAAGTATAAT CGTGACGTGGTTTCTTCTTATTTGGATAGTGGAAGACCCATTGACGACCAAGGTGTTGAAGATGCTTTCGAGCTTCTTCATGAAATGAATGAACGTGTTAGGACTGGTCTATGGGTTGGGGATTGTTTCATTTACAACAACTCCTCCTGGAGACTCAATTACTGTGTTGGTGGTGAG GTAACCACCATGTTTCATTTAGATAGACCTATGTACTTGTTGGGTTATCTTGCTAGTCAAAGCAGGGTTTATCTGATCGACAAAGAGTTCAA TGTTATGGGGTACACATTACTCCTTAGCCTAATTGAGTACAAAACTCTTGTAATGCGGGGAGACTTTGAAAGAGCCAATCAACTCTTGCCTTCAATTCCCAAAGAGCACCATAATAG TGTGGCACATTTCTTGGAATCACGTGGTATGGTAGAAGAAGCACTTGAAGTGGCAACTGACCCTGATTACAGATTTGACTTAGCCATTCAGCTTAGTAGACTTGATATTGCAAAG GAAATTGCATCTGAAGTTCAAAGTGAGTCTAAATGGAAGCAATTAGGAGAGCTAGCAATGTCTACTGGGAGG TTAGAGATGGCCGAAGATTGTTTAAAGCATGCTGTGGACTTAAGCGGTTTGCTTCTGCTCTATTCTTCTTTAGGAGATGCTGAAGGGATATCAGAACTTGCTGTTCTTGCCAAAGAGCAAGGAAAGAACAATGTTGCATTCCTTTGTTTATTCATGTTGGGTCGTTTGGAAGAATGCCTTGAGCTGTTGGTGGAAAG TAAGCGGATACCTGAGGCTGCTCTAATGGCTCGATCTTATCTTCCAAGTAAGGTGTCAGAGATTGTAGCTATTTGGAGAAAAGATCTAAACAAG GTTAATCCTAAAGCTGCTGAGTCGTTGGCTGATCCTGAAGAGTATCCTAATTTGTTTGAGGATTGGCAAGTTGCTCTTTCTGTTGAGTCTAAAGCTGCACAGACAAG GGGTGTTTACCCAGGTGCAGAGGAATACTTACACCATGCTGATAAGTCACACATGACCCTTGTGGAGGCTTTCAGGAACTTGCAAGTTGAAGAAGAGGAACTTCTTGAAAACGGAGATGCAAGTTACGAG GTTACTGAGCAGAATGGTGAACAGATTGTTGAGGAACAGAATGATGAACATACAGTTGAGGAACAGAATGGAGAAGATGGGAGTCAAGAAGAGGCTGTGGTGGTGGATGCTGATTCTACAGATGGTGCAGTACTCGTTAATGGTAACGAGGCTGACGAAGAGTGGG TGCTGACACCAAATCACTAG
- the LOC115705248 gene encoding coatomer subunit beta'-2 isoform X1, translated as MPLRLEIKRKLAQRSERVKSVDLHPTEPWILASLYSGTVCIWNYQSQTMAKSFEVTELPVRSAKFIARRQWVVAGADDMYIRVYNYNTMDKVKVFEAHTDYIRCVAVHPTLPYVLSSSDDMLIKLWDWEKGWICTQIFEGHSHYVMQVTFNPKDTNTFASASLDRTIKIWNLGSPDPNFTLDAHQKGVNCVDYFTGGDKPYLITGSDDHTAKVWDYQTKSCVQTLEGHTHNVSAVCFHPDLPIIITGSEDGTVRIWHSTTYRLENTLNYGLERVWAIGYMKGSRRVVIGYDEGTIMVKLGREVPVASMDNSGKIIWAKHNEIQTVNIRSVGADFEVTDGERLPLAVKELGTCDLYPQSLKHNPNGRFVVVCGDGEYIIYTALAWRNRSFGSALEFVWSTDGEYAVRESTSKIKLFSKTFQEKKSIRPTFSAERIFGGNLLAMCSNDFICFYDWTECRLIRRIDVNVKNLYWADSGDLVAIASDTSFYILKYNRDVVSSYLDSGRPIDDQGVEDAFELLHEMNERVRTGLWVGDCFIYNNSSWRLNYCVGGEVTTMFHLDRPMYLLGYLASQSRVYLIDKEFNVMGYTLLLSLIEYKTLVMRGDFERANQLLPSIPKEHHNSVAHFLESRGMVEEALEVATDPDYRFDLAIQLSRLDIAKEIASEVQSESKWKQLGELAMSTGRLEMAEDCLKHAVDLSGLLLLYSSLGDAEGISELAVLAKEQGKNNVAFLCLFMLGRLEECLELLVESKRIPEAALMARSYLPSKVSEIVAIWRKDLNKVNPKAAESLADPEEYPNLFEDWQVALSVESKAAQTRGVYPGAEEYLHHADKSHMTLVEAFRNLQVEEEELLENGDASYEVTEQNGEQIVEEQNDEHTVEEQNGEDGSQEEAVVVDADSTDGAVLVNGNEADEEWGTNNEGIPSA; from the exons ATG CCTCTCAGACTCGAAATTAAG AGGAAACTTGCTCAAAGATCAGAAAGAGTAAAGTCTGTGGATCTGCACCCGACAGAACCATG GATTTTGGCGAGTTTGTATTCAGGAACTGTGTGTATCTGGAATTACCAATCACAG ACCATGGCTAAATCTTTTGAGGTCACTGAGTTACCTG TTAGATCAGCCAAATTTATAGCACGGAGGCAATGGGTTGTTGCTGGAGCTGATGACATGTATATTCGTGTTTACAATTACAATACAATGGATAAGGTTAAAGTATTTGAGGCACATACAGACTACATTAGGTGTGTGGCAGTTCATCCTACACTTCCATATGTGCTGTCGTCGTCTGATGATATGCTCATTAAGCTCTGGGATTGGGAAAAGGGTTGGATTTGTACTCAGATTTTTGAAGGACATTCTCATTATGTAATGCAAGTTACTTTTAACCCAAAGGACACCAACACCTTTGCAAGTGCTTCACTCGATCGCACCATTAAG ATTTGGAATCTGGGCTCGCCAGACCCAAATTTTACTTTGGACGCTCATCAAAAAGGAGTGAATTGTGTTGATTACTTTACAGGGGGTGATAAGCCTTATCTAATCACTGGTTCTGATGATCACACTGCCAAG GTTTGGGATTATCAAACAAAAAGTTGTGTTCAGACCCTAGAAGGCCACACCCACAATGTTTCTGCTGTATGTTTCCATCCTGATCTTCCAATTATTATAACAGGCTCTGAGGATGGAACAGTTCGTATTTGGCACTCAACCACCTATAG GCTTGAGAACACATTAAACTATGGCCTCGAGAGAGTTTGGGCCATTGGATACATGAAAGGCTCACGTCG GGTTGTGATTGGTTATGATGAAGGGACTATTATGGTCAAACTTGGCCGTGAAGTGCCTGTTGCTAGTATGGACAACAGTGGAAAAATTATTTGGGCTAAGCATAATGAAATTCAGACTGTGAACATTAGGAGTGTGGGAGCAGATTTTGAG GTTACTGATGGAGAGAGATTACCTTTGGCTGTTAAGGAGTTGGGTACCTGCGATCTTTACCCACAG AGTCTAAAACACAATCCAAATGGGAGGTTTGTTGTTGTATGCGGAGATGGTGAGTACATTATTTATACTGCCTTGGCATGGAGAAATCGATCTTTTGGTTCAGCTTTGGAGTTCGTTTGGTCCACTGATGGAGAATATGCTGTCCGAGAGAGTACCTCAAAGATTAAGCTTTTCAGTAAAACCTTCCAG GAAAAGAAGAGTATTCGGCCAACCTTTTCTGCTGAGCGCATTTTTGGTGGAAATTTATTGGCAATGTGCTCAAatgattttatttgtttttatgatTGGACTGAATGCAGGTTGATTCGGCGAATTGATGTCAATGTGAAA AACCTCTATTGGGCTGATAGTGGTGATTTGGTAGCCATTGCAAGTGATACGTCGTTCTACATCCTGAAGTATAAT CGTGACGTGGTTTCTTCTTATTTGGATAGTGGAAGACCCATTGACGACCAAGGTGTTGAAGATGCTTTCGAGCTTCTTCATGAAATGAATGAACGTGTTAGGACTGGTCTATGGGTTGGGGATTGTTTCATTTACAACAACTCCTCCTGGAGACTCAATTACTGTGTTGGTGGTGAG GTAACCACCATGTTTCATTTAGATAGACCTATGTACTTGTTGGGTTATCTTGCTAGTCAAAGCAGGGTTTATCTGATCGACAAAGAGTTCAA TGTTATGGGGTACACATTACTCCTTAGCCTAATTGAGTACAAAACTCTTGTAATGCGGGGAGACTTTGAAAGAGCCAATCAACTCTTGCCTTCAATTCCCAAAGAGCACCATAATAG TGTGGCACATTTCTTGGAATCACGTGGTATGGTAGAAGAAGCACTTGAAGTGGCAACTGACCCTGATTACAGATTTGACTTAGCCATTCAGCTTAGTAGACTTGATATTGCAAAG GAAATTGCATCTGAAGTTCAAAGTGAGTCTAAATGGAAGCAATTAGGAGAGCTAGCAATGTCTACTGGGAGG TTAGAGATGGCCGAAGATTGTTTAAAGCATGCTGTGGACTTAAGCGGTTTGCTTCTGCTCTATTCTTCTTTAGGAGATGCTGAAGGGATATCAGAACTTGCTGTTCTTGCCAAAGAGCAAGGAAAGAACAATGTTGCATTCCTTTGTTTATTCATGTTGGGTCGTTTGGAAGAATGCCTTGAGCTGTTGGTGGAAAG TAAGCGGATACCTGAGGCTGCTCTAATGGCTCGATCTTATCTTCCAAGTAAGGTGTCAGAGATTGTAGCTATTTGGAGAAAAGATCTAAACAAG GTTAATCCTAAAGCTGCTGAGTCGTTGGCTGATCCTGAAGAGTATCCTAATTTGTTTGAGGATTGGCAAGTTGCTCTTTCTGTTGAGTCTAAAGCTGCACAGACAAG GGGTGTTTACCCAGGTGCAGAGGAATACTTACACCATGCTGATAAGTCACACATGACCCTTGTGGAGGCTTTCAGGAACTTGCAAGTTGAAGAAGAGGAACTTCTTGAAAACGGAGATGCAAGTTACGAG GTTACTGAGCAGAATGGTGAACAGATTGTTGAGGAACAGAATGATGAACATACAGTTGAGGAACAGAATGGAGAAGATGGGAGTCAAGAAGAGGCTGTGGTGGTGGATGCTGATTCTACAGATGGTGCAGTACTCGTTAATGGTAACGAGGCTGACGAAGAGTGGGGTACGAATAATGAAGGAATCCCGTCAGCCTAA
- the LOC115705286 gene encoding nuclear pore complex protein NUP50A: protein MGDAENALPPSKKRAAGREISRDNPGLDDDDDVSEQESGTFKRASEEVLATRRIVKVRRQPSAPSSNPFAGIKLLPTTEAQTAGEKTVSGDVDGQPKISAENEKDKDDDNKQSEVKDNNAEVQVESKAEANIEGEVNAESAAEEKSCTVIDEVKPVTDNEPALSEHKTENDEKSGDDDKKDEKTENVDPSGEGTPLSSFQQLSSSQNAFTNLSGTGFSSSTFSFGSIAKDGSSAFGTSSVSLFGSKTDQPSFGLGLSNNGNSSLFGTSSTSAAVSKSEGSGFPSMQEVELATGEENEEVVFNADSALYEFMEGGWKERGKGELKINVSKPDKDKARLLMRTKGNYRLILNASLFPDIKLTSMDKKGVSFACVNSNSEGGGGFSTYALKFKDPSIVEEFRGAVTAYKGKASSDVNTPENSPKATTDE, encoded by the coding sequence ATGGGGGATGCGGAAAATGCTCTTCCACCCTCGAAGAAGAGGGCTGCCGGAAGGGAAATCTCTCGAGATAACCCAGGTCTTGATGATGACGATGATGTTTCCGAGCAAGAAAGTGGAACATTCAAAAGAGCCAGTGAGGAGGTCTTGGCAACAAGAAGAATCGTCAAAGTTCGTCGACAGCCCTCTGCTCCCTCTTCCAATCCTTTTGCAGGGATCAAGTTGCTTCCTACGACAGAAGCACAAACTGCTGGTGAGAAAACAGTGTCAGGTGATGTAGATGGACAGCCAAAAATCAGTGCTGAGAACGAGAAGGATAAAGATGATGATAATAAGCAGTCTGAAGTCAAGGATAATAATGCTGAGGTGCAAGTGGAGAGTAAGGCTGAGGCCAACATCGAGGGTGAGGTTAATGCAGAATCAGCTGCAGAGGAGAAAAGTTGTACTGTCATTGATGAAGTGAAGCCAGTTACAGATAATGAACCAGCTCTAAGCGAACATAAGACTGAAAACGATGAGAAGAGTGGGGATGATGATAAGAAAGATGAGAAGACTGAAAATGTGGACCCAAGTGGAGAAGGTACTCCTTTGAGTTCATTTCAACAGCTTTCAAGTAGCCAAAATGCTTTTACTAATCTTTCCGGAACTGGGTTTTCCTCGTCTACATTTTCCTTTGGCTCTATTGCAAAGGATGGATCATCTGCATTTGGCACAAGTTCTGTTTCGCTTTTTGGATCGAAAACTGATCAACCATCTTTTGGTCTTGGTCTCTCTAACAATGGAAACTCTTCCCTTTTCGGCACATCAAGCACATCTGCTGCTGTATCTAAGAGTGAAGGCAGCGGTTTCCCATCAATGCAAGAGGTTGAACTTGCGACCGGGGAAGAAAATGAGGAAGTTGTTTTCAATGCAGATTCTGCCTTGTATGAATTCATGGAGGGAGGCTGGAAAGAACGTGGAAAGGGTGAACTCAAGATCAACGTTTCAAAACCTGACAAGGACAAGGCCAGACTTCTCATGAGAACAAAGGGAAATTACCGGTTAATCTTGAACGCTAGTCTATTCCCAGACATAAAGCTCACAAGTATGGACAAGAAAGGCGTATCCTTTGCCTGTGTGAACAGTAATAGCGAAGGTGGAGGCGGTTTCTCTACATACGCATTGAAATTCAAAGACCCTTCCATAGTCGAAGAGTTTCGTGGTGCTGTAACCGCATACAAAGGCAAGGCTTCTTCGGATGTGAACACCCCAGAGAATTCACCCAAGGCTACTACTGATGAGTGA